Proteins encoded by one window of Streptomyces clavuligerus:
- the hpnE gene encoding hydroxysqualene dehydroxylase HpnE — protein sequence MTGHDAPRPRAVVIGGGLAGTTAALRLADAGSEVTLVESRPRLGGLAFSFQRGELTVDNGQHVYLRCCTAYRWFLDRIDGAHLAPVQDRLDVPVVDPRRPEGARLGRLRRSALPVPLHLAASLATYPHLSLAERAGAARAALALGGLDPADPALDGIDFATWLGRHGQGPRAVEALWDLVGVATLNATAPHVSMGLAAMVFKTGLLSDPSAADIGWARVPLGELHDTLARKALAAAGVRTVTGLRVRGISRTHDALWSVATDGEILQADAVVLAVAQREAHALLPEGALDDPDRLLDIGTAPILNIHVRYDRTVLRRPFFAAIGSPVQWVFDRTEAAGLTEGQYLALSQSAAEDEIDTPVAELRERYLPELERLLPPARNAGVRDFFVTRERTATFAPAPGVGRLRPGAHTRAPGLYLAGAWTATGWPATMEGAVRSGFTAAGAALRALGRPHEHPLKEAA from the coding sequence ATGACCGGCCACGACGCCCCGCGCCCCCGTGCCGTCGTGATCGGCGGCGGGCTCGCCGGGACCACCGCCGCGCTCCGGCTCGCCGACGCCGGGAGCGAGGTCACCCTGGTGGAGAGCAGGCCCCGGCTCGGCGGCCTCGCCTTCTCCTTCCAGCGCGGCGAGCTGACCGTCGACAACGGACAGCATGTGTATCTGCGCTGCTGCACCGCCTACCGCTGGTTCCTGGACCGGATCGACGGCGCGCATCTCGCCCCCGTGCAGGACCGGTTGGACGTGCCCGTCGTCGACCCGCGCAGGCCCGAAGGGGCCCGGCTGGGACGGCTGCGGCGCAGCGCCCTGCCCGTTCCCCTGCATCTGGCCGCCAGCCTCGCGACCTACCCCCATCTCTCGCTCGCCGAGCGGGCCGGGGCGGCCCGTGCGGCGCTCGCGCTCGGCGGCCTCGACCCCGCCGACCCCGCGCTCGACGGCATCGACTTCGCCACCTGGCTCGGCCGCCACGGCCAGGGCCCGCGCGCCGTCGAGGCCCTGTGGGACCTCGTCGGCGTCGCCACGCTGAACGCCACCGCCCCCCATGTCTCCATGGGTCTGGCCGCGATGGTCTTCAAGACCGGGCTGCTCTCCGACCCCTCGGCCGCCGACATCGGCTGGGCCCGGGTGCCGCTGGGCGAACTCCACGACACCCTCGCCCGCAAGGCCCTCGCGGCGGCCGGTGTCCGTACCGTGACCGGCCTGCGGGTACGGGGAATCAGCCGCACTCACGACGCCCTCTGGTCCGTCGCGACCGACGGTGAGATCCTTCAGGCCGATGCGGTGGTCCTCGCCGTGGCCCAGCGCGAGGCCCATGCCCTGTTGCCCGAGGGGGCGCTCGACGACCCCGACCGGCTGCTGGACATCGGCACCGCACCGATCCTCAACATCCATGTCCGTTACGACCGCACAGTGCTGCGCCGCCCCTTCTTCGCCGCGATCGGCAGCCCCGTCCAGTGGGTGTTCGACCGCACCGAGGCAGCCGGACTGACCGAGGGCCAGTATCTGGCGCTCTCCCAGTCCGCGGCCGAGGACGAGATCGACACACCCGTGGCCGAGCTGCGCGAGCGCTATCTGCCCGAGCTGGAGCGGCTGTTGCCACCCGCACGGAACGCCGGGGTACGCGACTTCTTCGTCACCCGGGAGCGCACGGCGACCTTCGCCCCCGCTCCCGGCGTCGGCAGACTGCGTCCCGGCGCGCACACCCGTGCGCCCGGCCTGTACCTTGCGGGCGCGTGGACGGCCACCGGCTGGCCTGCGACCATGGAGGGCGCCGTACGCAGCGGTTTCACCGCCGCGGGCGCGGCGCTCCGTGCTCTCGGCCGCCCCCACGAACATCCGCTCAAGGAGGCGGCGTGA
- the hpnD gene encoding presqualene diphosphate synthase HpnD has protein sequence MSRTVEHTTHPPAPVQAAYSYCEAVTGAQARNFAYGIRLLPTDKRQAMSALYALSRRVDDIGDGTLAPAAKRERLQATRELLARVRAGAVADDDTDPVAVALADTARRFPVPLDALDELIDGVLMDVRGATYETWDDLRAYCRCVAGAIGRLSLGVFGTQSGAPGAERAPEYADTLGLALQLTNILRDLREDAANGRTYLPADDLAKFGCSAGFHTPVPPAGSDFAGLVHYEVRRARALFAEGYRLLPLLDRRSGACVAAMAGIYRRLLDRIERDPGAVLRGRVSLPGREKAYVAVRGLSGLDARHIGRLTAPRGRV, from the coding sequence GTGAGCCGGACCGTGGAGCACACCACCCATCCCCCGGCACCGGTGCAGGCCGCCTACAGCTACTGCGAGGCCGTCACCGGCGCGCAGGCACGCAATTTCGCCTATGGCATCCGGCTGCTGCCCACCGACAAACGCCAGGCCATGTCGGCGCTCTACGCGCTCTCGCGCCGGGTGGACGACATCGGCGACGGCACCCTCGCGCCCGCCGCCAAGCGGGAGCGCCTCCAGGCCACCCGGGAACTGCTCGCGCGGGTCCGCGCCGGGGCCGTCGCCGACGACGACACCGACCCCGTCGCCGTGGCCCTCGCCGACACCGCGCGCCGCTTCCCCGTCCCGCTCGACGCCCTCGACGAGCTGATCGACGGGGTGCTCATGGACGTCCGCGGCGCCACCTACGAGACCTGGGACGACCTCAGGGCCTACTGCCGCTGTGTCGCCGGGGCCATCGGACGGCTCTCCCTCGGCGTCTTCGGCACCCAGAGCGGCGCCCCGGGCGCCGAGCGGGCCCCCGAGTACGCCGACACCCTCGGGCTCGCCCTCCAACTCACCAACATCCTGCGGGACCTGAGGGAGGACGCGGCGAACGGGCGCACCTATCTGCCCGCCGACGACCTCGCCAAATTCGGCTGCTCCGCCGGGTTCCACACCCCGGTCCCGCCCGCCGGGTCCGACTTCGCCGGGCTCGTCCACTACGAAGTGCGGCGCGCCCGCGCCCTCTTCGCCGAGGGCTACCGGCTGCTGCCCCTGCTCGACCGGCGCAGCGGCGCCTGCGTCGCCGCCATGGCCGGGATCTACCGCCGTCTCCTCGACCGGATCGAGCGCGACCCCGGGGCCGTGCTGCGCGGCCGGGTCTCGCTCCCGGGCCGGGAGAAGGCGTATGTGGCCGTGCGCGGCCTCTCCGGGCTCGACGCCCGGCACATCGGCCGGCTGACGGCCCCGAGGGGGCGGGTGTGA
- the hpnC gene encoding squalene synthase HpnC, with translation MTETRQTPAEAPADPVTRHTLDQATAENFPVAPFFLPRAWRHDLMALYGYARLVDDIGDGDLAPGGGDARLLGVPPEAADDRLALLDALEADLRRVFDPAPGGVPGPRHPLLRALRSPVRDRSLTIEPFLGLIAANRQDQLVRRYATYEELLAYCELSANPVGLLVLQVSGTLTPERLRRSNAVCTALQIVEHLQDVSEDLARDRIYLPAEDLRRFHVSENDLAAPTGNASVRALVAYQADRAHRLLDEGVPLVGSVHGRLRLLLAGFVGGGRAALAAIAAAGYDVLPGPPRPARTRLLHDVGAVLRRARKER, from the coding sequence ATGACCGAGACCCGTCAGACGCCTGCCGAGGCCCCCGCGGACCCCGTCACGCGCCACACACTCGACCAGGCCACGGCCGAGAACTTCCCGGTGGCCCCCTTCTTCCTGCCCCGCGCCTGGCGCCATGACCTCATGGCCCTCTACGGCTACGCCCGCCTGGTGGACGACATCGGCGACGGCGACCTCGCCCCCGGCGGCGGCGACGCCCGGCTGCTGGGGGTCCCCCCCGAGGCCGCCGACGACCGGCTCGCCCTCCTCGACGCCCTCGAAGCGGATCTGCGCCGGGTCTTCGACCCCGCCCCCGGCGGCGTCCCCGGCCCGCGCCACCCGCTGCTGCGGGCCCTGCGCTCGCCGGTGCGGGACCGTTCCCTCACCATCGAGCCGTTTCTTGGCCTGATCGCGGCCAACCGGCAGGACCAGCTCGTCCGGCGCTACGCGACCTACGAGGAGCTGCTCGCGTACTGCGAACTCTCCGCCAACCCCGTGGGCCTTCTCGTCCTCCAGGTCAGCGGAACCCTCACCCCCGAGCGGCTGCGCAGGTCGAACGCGGTGTGCACCGCGCTCCAGATCGTCGAGCACCTCCAGGACGTGAGCGAGGACCTCGCCCGCGACCGGATCTACCTCCCCGCCGAGGACCTGCGACGCTTCCACGTCAGCGAGAACGATCTCGCCGCCCCGACCGGGAACGCTTCCGTCCGCGCCCTCGTTGCCTATCAGGCGGACCGGGCCCACCGACTGCTGGACGAAGGAGTCCCGCTGGTGGGCAGTGTCCACGGCCGGCTGCGTCTGCTGCTCGCCGGCTTCGTCGGCGGTGGCCGGGCGGCGCTGGCCGCCATCGCCGCCGCCGGGTACGACGTTCTGCCCGGACCGCCCAGACCAGCAAGGACGCGACTTCTGCACGATGTGGGAGCCGTACTGCGCAGAGCGCGTAAGGAGAGGTGA
- a CDS encoding ABC transporter ATP-binding protein yields MAENNTGRIPTVIADDVHIVYRVSGGAGGKGSATAALSRILRGKKGQKQRGMREVHAVRGVSFTAYRGEAIGLIGTNGSGKSTLLRAIAGLLPTERGHVYTDGQPSLLGVNAAMMNDLTGERNVILGGLAMGMSREQIRERYQSIVDFSGINEKGDFITLPMRTYSSGMGARLRFSIAAAKDHDVLMIDEALATGDRKFQIRSEQRIRELRKQAGTVFLVSHSNKSIRDTCDRVLWLEHGKLLMDGPTDEVLKAYEKETGK; encoded by the coding sequence GTGGCTGAGAACAACACCGGACGGATTCCCACCGTCATCGCCGACGATGTGCACATCGTCTACCGGGTGAGCGGCGGCGCCGGGGGCAAGGGCAGCGCCACCGCGGCCCTCAGCCGCATCCTGCGCGGCAAGAAGGGCCAGAAGCAGCGCGGCATGCGCGAGGTGCACGCTGTGCGGGGCGTCTCCTTCACCGCCTACCGGGGCGAGGCCATCGGGCTGATCGGCACCAACGGCTCCGGCAAGTCGACCCTGCTGCGCGCCATAGCCGGGCTGCTGCCCACCGAGCGCGGCCATGTCTACACCGACGGCCAGCCCTCGCTGCTCGGCGTGAACGCGGCCATGATGAACGATCTCACCGGTGAACGGAACGTGATCCTCGGCGGTCTGGCCATGGGCATGTCCCGGGAGCAGATCCGGGAGCGCTACCAGTCGATCGTCGACTTCTCCGGGATCAATGAGAAGGGCGACTTCATCACCCTGCCCATGCGCACGTACTCCTCCGGCATGGGCGCCCGGCTGCGGTTCTCCATCGCGGCGGCCAAGGACCACGACGTCCTGATGATCGACGAGGCGCTGGCCACCGGTGACCGCAAGTTCCAGATCCGCTCCGAGCAGCGGATCCGGGAGCTGCGCAAGCAGGCGGGCACCGTCTTCCTGGTCAGCCACAGCAACAAGTCGATCCGGGACACCTGTGACCGGGTGCTCTGGCTGGAGCACGGCAAGCTGCTGATGGACGGCCCCACCGACGAGGTGCTGAAGGCGTACGAGAAGGAAACCGGCAAGTAG
- a CDS encoding ABC transporter permease, with amino-acid sequence MSDTTPDGATVTTARPSADDGLSPAQLAAKYGLSVSGARPGLVEYIRQLWGRRHFILAFSQAKLTAQYSKAKLGQLWQVVTPLLNALVYYLIFGLILGTKNGFSNDVFVPFLVTGVFVFTFTQSSVMSGVRAISGNLGLVRALHFPRASLPISFALQQLQQLLFSMVVLLAIVVGFGSYPSLSWLLVLPALLLQFVFNTGLAMIMARLGSKTPDLAQLMPFVMRTWMYASGVMFSIPMMLKDKPAWIADILQWNPAAVYMDLIRFALIDGYGSENLPDHVWALALGWSLLIGVFGFVYFWKAEERYGRG; translated from the coding sequence GTGAGTGACACAACCCCCGACGGAGCGACCGTGACGACCGCCCGGCCATCGGCCGACGACGGTCTGTCCCCGGCGCAGCTCGCCGCGAAGTACGGTCTTTCGGTCAGCGGCGCCCGGCCGGGTCTGGTCGAGTACATCCGCCAGCTCTGGGGCCGGCGCCACTTCATCCTGGCGTTCTCGCAGGCCAAGCTGACCGCTCAGTACAGCAAGGCCAAGCTGGGACAGCTCTGGCAGGTGGTGACCCCGCTGCTCAACGCGCTGGTCTACTACCTGATCTTCGGTCTGATCCTCGGGACGAAGAACGGTTTCTCGAACGATGTCTTCGTGCCGTTCCTGGTGACGGGTGTGTTCGTCTTCACCTTCACCCAGAGTTCGGTGATGTCGGGCGTACGGGCGATCTCCGGCAATCTGGGCCTGGTGCGGGCCCTGCATTTCCCGCGCGCCTCGCTGCCCATCTCGTTCGCCCTCCAGCAGCTCCAGCAGCTCCTGTTCTCGATGGTCGTGCTGCTGGCGATCGTGGTCGGCTTCGGCAGCTACCCCTCGCTCTCCTGGCTGCTGGTGCTCCCGGCGCTGCTGCTCCAGTTCGTCTTCAACACCGGGCTCGCGATGATCATGGCCCGGCTCGGCAGCAAGACGCCCGACCTGGCCCAGCTCATGCCGTTCGTCATGCGGACCTGGATGTACGCGTCCGGTGTGATGTTCTCCATCCCGATGATGCTGAAGGACAAGCCCGCGTGGATCGCGGACATCCTCCAGTGGAACCCCGCCGCCGTGTACATGGACCTGATCCGCTTCGCGCTGATCGACGGCTATGGCTCGGAGAACCTGCCGGACCATGTCTGGGCGCTGGCCCTGGGCTGGTCGCTGCTGATCGGCGTCTTCGGTTTTGTGTATTTCTGGAAGGCGGAGGAGCGGTACGGCCGTGGCTGA
- a CDS encoding CDP-alcohol phosphatidyltransferase family protein, translating into MPRPSVAELRPVVHPEGVKDRRSGEHWAGRLYMREISLRCDPYLVNTRITPNQLTYLMIVVGVIGGAALLIPGLTGAILAAVLFQIYLLLDCVDGEVARWRGQTSITGVYLDRIGHYLCEAALLIGFGLRGADLFGAGDPAWLWAFLGTLAALGAILIKAETDLVDVARSRSGLPAVKDEASVPRSSGLALARRAAAALKFHRLVGGIEASLFILVMAVLDLVQGDLFFTRLGIAVLAGIAVLQTLLHLVSILASSRLR; encoded by the coding sequence ATGCCAAGACCATCCGTAGCTGAGCTCCGCCCCGTCGTCCACCCCGAGGGCGTGAAGGACCGGCGCAGCGGCGAGCACTGGGCCGGCCGCCTGTACATGCGCGAGATCTCGCTGCGCTGCGACCCGTATCTGGTCAACACCCGGATCACCCCCAACCAGCTCACCTACCTCATGATCGTGGTGGGGGTCATAGGCGGCGCCGCCCTGCTGATCCCGGGGCTGACCGGGGCGATCCTCGCGGCGGTGCTCTTCCAGATCTATCTGCTGCTCGACTGCGTCGACGGCGAGGTGGCCCGCTGGCGCGGCCAGACCTCGATCACCGGGGTCTACCTCGACCGGATCGGCCACTACCTCTGCGAGGCGGCGCTGCTGATCGGCTTCGGGCTGCGGGGCGCCGACCTCTTCGGCGCGGGCGACCCCGCGTGGCTGTGGGCCTTCCTGGGCACCCTCGCCGCGCTCGGCGCGATCCTGATCAAGGCCGAGACCGATCTGGTGGACGTGGCCCGCTCCCGCAGCGGACTGCCCGCCGTCAAGGACGAGGCGTCCGTGCCCCGCTCCTCCGGTCTGGCGCTGGCCCGGCGGGCCGCTGCGGCGCTCAAGTTCCACCGGCTCGTCGGCGGTATCGAGGCCAGCCTCTTCATCCTGGTGATGGCGGTGCTCGACCTGGTCCAGGGGGACCTGTTCTTCACCCGCCTCGGGATCGCGGTCCTCGCCGGGATCGCCGTGCTCCAGACCCTGCTGCACCTGGTGTCGATCCTGGCCTCCAGCAGGCTTCGGTGA
- a CDS encoding iron-containing alcohol dehydrogenase family protein produces MPVLTRLIPSPVVVDIRSGALDDLAGLLADQRISASGKLAVALSGGSGRALRTRLAPLLPGADWYEVADGTIDAAVRLADEIRGRHYDAVVALGGGKIIDVTKYAAARVGLPMVSVATNLAHDGICSPVATLDNDNGRGSYGVPSPIAMVIDLDVIRDAPARYIRSGIGDTVSNLSALADWELSQRINGENVDGLAAAMARTAGESVLRHPGGVGDDEFLIVLAEALVLTGIAMSISGDTRPSSGACHEISHAFDLLYPQRAASHGEQVGLGAAFAMHLRGAPEQAGLFADVLRRHGLPVLPEDIGFGVDEFIRAVEYAPRTRPGRFTILEHLDLTTDQIRDAYADYAKTIRS; encoded by the coding sequence GTGCCAGTACTGACCCGGCTGATCCCGTCGCCGGTCGTCGTCGACATCCGGTCGGGAGCGCTGGACGATCTGGCCGGTCTCCTCGCCGACCAGCGGATCTCCGCCTCCGGCAAGCTCGCCGTCGCCCTCAGCGGCGGCTCGGGCCGGGCGCTGCGGACCAGGCTGGCCCCGCTGCTGCCCGGAGCCGACTGGTACGAGGTCGCCGACGGCACCATCGACGCGGCCGTCCGGCTCGCCGACGAGATCCGGGGCCGCCACTACGACGCGGTCGTCGCCCTCGGCGGCGGCAAGATCATCGACGTCACCAAGTACGCGGCGGCCCGCGTCGGGCTGCCGATGGTGTCGGTCGCCACGAACCTGGCGCACGACGGCATCTGCTCCCCGGTCGCCACCCTGGACAACGACAACGGGCGCGGCTCCTACGGGGTGCCCTCGCCGATCGCCATGGTCATCGACCTCGATGTGATCCGCGACGCACCCGCCCGCTACATCCGCTCCGGCATCGGCGACACCGTCTCCAACCTCTCCGCCCTCGCGGACTGGGAGCTGTCCCAGCGGATCAACGGGGAGAACGTCGACGGCCTCGCCGCCGCCATGGCCCGCACCGCGGGCGAGTCCGTGCTGCGCCACCCCGGCGGTGTCGGGGACGACGAGTTCCTGATCGTGCTCGCCGAGGCCCTGGTGCTCACCGGGATCGCGATGTCGATCAGCGGGGACACCCGGCCGTCCTCCGGCGCCTGCCACGAGATCAGCCACGCCTTCGACCTGCTGTACCCGCAGCGCGCGGCCAGCCACGGCGAGCAGGTCGGCCTCGGTGCCGCGTTCGCCATGCATCTGCGCGGCGCCCCGGAGCAGGCGGGCCTCTTCGCCGATGTGCTGCGCCGCCACGGGCTCCCGGTGCTCCCCGAGGACATCGGTTTCGGCGTCGACGAGTTCATCCGCGCCGTGGAGTACGCGCCGCGGACCCGGCCCGGCCGCTTCACCATCCTCGAACACCTCGACCTCACCACCGACCAGATCAGGGACGCGTACGCCGACTATGCCAAGACCATCCGTAGCTGA
- a CDS encoding sugar phosphate nucleotidyltransferase, translating to MIGLVLAAGAGRRLRPYTDTLPKALVPVDGDKTVLDLTLANFAEVGLTEAAIVVGYRKEAVYERQAALEARYGIKLTLVENDKAEEWNNAYSLWCARDVLKRGVILANGDTVHPVSVERTLLAARGDGKKIILALDTVKSLADEEMKVICADGRGVRRITKLMDPAGATGEYIGVTLIEPEAAAELADALKATFERDPDLYYEDGYQELVDRGHTVDVAPIGDIRWVEIDNHDDLAKGREIACQY from the coding sequence ATGATCGGCCTCGTACTGGCCGCCGGTGCCGGACGCCGTCTGCGTCCCTACACCGACACCCTGCCGAAGGCCCTCGTGCCCGTGGACGGCGACAAGACCGTGCTCGACCTCACCCTGGCGAACTTCGCCGAGGTGGGCCTCACCGAGGCCGCGATCGTCGTCGGCTACCGCAAGGAGGCCGTGTACGAGCGCCAGGCCGCCCTGGAGGCCCGCTACGGGATCAAGCTCACCCTGGTCGAGAACGACAAGGCCGAGGAGTGGAACAACGCCTACTCCCTGTGGTGCGCCCGTGACGTCCTGAAGCGGGGCGTCATCCTCGCCAACGGCGACACCGTCCACCCGGTCTCCGTCGAGCGCACCCTGCTGGCCGCGCGCGGGGACGGCAAGAAGATCATCCTCGCTCTCGACACGGTGAAGTCCCTCGCCGACGAGGAGATGAAGGTCATCTGCGCGGACGGCCGCGGTGTGCGCCGGATCACCAAGCTGATGGACCCCGCGGGCGCGACCGGCGAGTACATCGGCGTCACCCTGATCGAGCCCGAGGCCGCCGCGGAGCTGGCCGACGCGCTGAAGGCGACCTTCGAGCGCGACCCCGACCTCTACTACGAGGACGGCTACCAGGAGCTGGTCGACCGCGGCCACACCGTCGACGTGGCCCCCATCGGGGACATCCGCTGGGTCGAGATCGACAACCACGACGACCTCGCGAAGGGCCGTGAGATCGCGTGCCAGTACTGA
- a CDS encoding DUF5941 domain-containing protein translates to MSTAILTGPPVPGSSLEGDLRSLGFDVRVSPGAEETAALIAAAPAADRVAVVDTRFVGHVHALRLALTDPRFPAAAVPGALTARPEARGALTRALAGAATGPAGAGVLPDTLAGALADSGTAVHHPELGSLVATVPGDDGSREEAVAAVAAVDDEAVRLRSAVKARDGFFTTYGVSPYSRYIARWCARRGLTPNQVTTASLFTALIAAGCAATGTRGGYVAAGVLLIVSFVLDCTDGQLARYSLQYSTMGAWLDATFDRAKEYAYYAGLALGAARGGDDVWALALGAMVLQTCRHVVDFSFNEANHDAVANTSPTAALSGRLDSVGWTVWVRRMIVLPIGERWAMIAVLTALTTPRIVFWALLIGCGFAACYTTAGRLLRSVTRKAVRTDRAAQALADLADSGPLAGAVARVTAPLARRLPALAAPVIALLGAVAVTATAALADFGSPWPLAAAAVYVLTSGIAVARPLKGALDWLVPPFFRAAEYGTVLALAARADAPGALPAAFGLVAAVAYHHYDTVYRIRGGTGAPPRWLVRVIGGHEGRVLAVTLLAALVAAPDFRWALTALAAAVALVVLVESVRFWVSSGAPAVHDEGELA, encoded by the coding sequence CTGTCGACCGCCATCCTCACCGGTCCGCCCGTGCCCGGTTCGTCGCTTGAGGGCGATCTGCGGTCGCTGGGCTTCGACGTACGGGTCTCCCCGGGCGCCGAGGAGACCGCCGCGCTGATCGCCGCCGCCCCCGCGGCCGACCGGGTCGCCGTCGTGGACACCCGCTTCGTGGGCCACGTCCACGCGCTGCGGCTCGCCCTCACCGACCCCCGCTTCCCGGCCGCCGCCGTCCCCGGCGCGCTCACCGCGCGCCCCGAGGCCCGCGGGGCGCTGACCCGCGCCCTCGCCGGGGCCGCCACCGGCCCCGCCGGGGCCGGGGTGCTGCCCGACACCCTCGCCGGGGCCCTGGCCGACTCCGGGACCGCCGTGCACCACCCGGAGCTGGGCTCCCTGGTCGCGACCGTGCCCGGCGACGACGGGTCCCGCGAGGAGGCCGTCGCCGCCGTCGCCGCCGTCGACGACGAGGCCGTGCGGCTGCGCTCCGCGGTCAAGGCCCGCGACGGCTTCTTCACCACGTACGGCGTCAGCCCCTACTCGCGCTACATCGCGCGCTGGTGCGCCCGCCGGGGCCTCACCCCCAACCAGGTCACCACGGCCTCCCTGTTCACCGCGCTGATCGCGGCGGGCTGCGCGGCCACCGGCACCCGCGGCGGCTATGTCGCCGCCGGGGTGCTCCTGATCGTCTCCTTCGTCCTGGACTGCACGGACGGGCAGCTCGCCCGCTACTCCCTCCAGTACTCGACGATGGGCGCCTGGCTGGACGCCACCTTCGACCGCGCCAAGGAGTACGCCTACTACGCGGGCCTCGCCCTCGGGGCCGCCCGGGGCGGCGACGACGTCTGGGCCCTGGCGCTCGGCGCGATGGTGCTCCAGACCTGCCGGCATGTCGTGGACTTCTCGTTCAACGAGGCCAACCATGACGCCGTCGCCAACACCAGCCCCACCGCCGCCCTCTCCGGTCGGCTCGACAGCGTGGGCTGGACGGTCTGGGTCCGCCGCATGATCGTGCTGCCGATCGGCGAGCGCTGGGCCATGATCGCCGTGCTGACGGCCCTGACCACGCCCCGGATCGTCTTCTGGGCCCTGCTCATCGGCTGCGGCTTCGCCGCCTGCTACACCACCGCCGGGCGGCTGCTGCGCTCGGTGACCCGCAAGGCCGTGCGGACGGACCGCGCCGCACAGGCCCTCGCCGACCTCGCGGACTCCGGCCCGCTCGCCGGGGCCGTCGCCCGGGTCACCGCCCCGCTCGCCCGCAGGCTGCCCGCCCTGGCCGCCCCCGTCATCGCCCTGCTGGGCGCCGTCGCGGTGACCGCGACGGCCGCCCTCGCCGACTTCGGCTCCCCCTGGCCGCTCGCCGCCGCCGCGGTGTACGTCCTGACCTCGGGGATCGCCGTCGCCCGCCCGCTGAAGGGCGCCCTCGACTGGCTGGTCCCCCCGTTCTTCCGGGCCGCCGAGTACGGCACGGTCCTGGCGCTCGCCGCCCGCGCGGACGCCCCGGGCGCGCTCCCGGCGGCCTTCGGGCTGGTGGCCGCGGTCGCCTACCATCACTACGACACGGTCTACCGCATCCGGGGAGGCACCGGAGCGCCGCCCCGGTGGCTGGTGCGGGTGATCGGCGGGCACGAGGGCCGAGTCCTGGCCGTCACCCTGCTGGCCGCCCTCGTCGCCGCCCCGGACTTCCGCTGGGCGCTCACCGCCCTGGCCGCCGCCGTCGCGCTCGTGGTGCTGGTGGAGAGCGTCCGCTTCTGGGTGTCCTCCGGGGCACCCGCCGTACACGACGAAGGAGAACTCGCATGA
- the galE gene encoding UDP-glucose 4-epimerase GalE, whose product MTWLITGGAGYIGAHVAHAMTQAGEAVVVLDDLSSGVAGRLPAGVPLVRGGIGDRPALDRVLAEHRITGVVHLAARKQVGESVAQPLRYYRENVHGLTVLLEAVVAADVRTFVFSSSAAVYGVPDQTLIAESAPCAPINPYGETKLAGEWLVRATGRAHGLATACLRYFNVAGAARPELADTGVFNIIPMFFDRITRGEEPRIFGDDYPTPDGTCIRDYIHVADLADAHLAVARRLADGERPGDLTVNIGRGEGVSVRELASLVGEVTGVPLKPVVEPRRPGDAARAVASVELIARELGWSASYGVREMVESAWEGWCLRHPGAAARGDRP is encoded by the coding sequence ATGACTTGGCTGATCACAGGTGGAGCGGGCTACATCGGCGCGCATGTGGCGCACGCGATGACACAGGCGGGCGAGGCGGTGGTCGTCCTGGACGACCTGTCGTCGGGTGTCGCCGGGCGGCTCCCCGCCGGAGTCCCGCTGGTGCGGGGCGGGATCGGGGACCGCCCCGCCCTGGACCGGGTCCTCGCCGAGCACCGGATCACCGGCGTGGTCCACCTGGCGGCCCGCAAGCAGGTCGGCGAGTCGGTGGCGCAGCCACTGCGCTACTACCGGGAGAACGTGCACGGACTGACCGTCCTCCTCGAAGCCGTGGTCGCGGCGGACGTCCGCACCTTCGTCTTCTCCTCCTCGGCCGCGGTCTACGGGGTCCCCGATCAGACCCTGATCGCGGAGTCGGCCCCCTGCGCGCCGATCAACCCGTACGGGGAGACCAAGCTGGCCGGCGAGTGGCTGGTGCGCGCCACCGGCCGGGCGCACGGGCTGGCGACGGCCTGTCTGCGCTACTTCAACGTCGCCGGCGCGGCCCGGCCCGAGCTGGCGGACACCGGTGTCTTCAACATCATCCCGATGTTCTTCGACCGGATCACCCGCGGCGAGGAGCCGAGGATCTTCGGCGACGACTATCCGACGCCCGACGGCACCTGTATCCGCGACTACATCCATGTCGCCGATCTCGCCGACGCGCATCTGGCCGTGGCCCGCCGGCTGGCGGACGGGGAGCGGCCCGGCGATCTCACCGTGAACATCGGGCGCGGCGAGGGTGTCTCGGTGCGGGAGCTGGCCTCCCTGGTGGGCGAGGTCACCGGGGTGCCGCTGAAGCCGGTCGTCGAGCCGCGCCGCCCGGGGGACGCCGCGCGGGCGGTCGCCTCCGTGGAGCTGATCGCCCGGGAGCTGGGGTGGTCGGCCTCGTACGGGGTGCGCGAGATGGTCGAGTCGGCCTGGGAGGGCTGGTGTCTGCGCCACCCCGGGGCCGCGGCCCGCGGTGACCGCCCATGA